A single genomic interval of Daucus carota subsp. sativus chromosome 1, DH1 v3.0, whole genome shotgun sequence harbors:
- the LOC108222281 gene encoding glycine-rich RNA-binding protein 1-like encodes MGDSCGRSVEDERRSHINGMFFSLVLFGVQTVVRAYVDGRLRFGWGHVRQVTRGHKRVVQCLVTRMRSRQWGWNRSHLINGSLIYGRDEGETKGDGSKGGGGGDGGGGGGGLGGARNYGGGHGGGGYGGGGRHVGGDGDDEGDNGSRAEGCGGGSEGGDGVGRV; translated from the exons ATGGGTGATTCTTGTGGGAGAAGTGTTGAAGATGAAAGAAGAAGTCACATAAATGGGATGTTTTTCTCTTTggtttt GTTTGGAGTTCAAACGGTTGTCCGAGCCTACGTGGATGGGAGATTGAGGTTCGGGTGGGGCCACGTGAGGCAAGTGACACGTGGCCACAAGAGGGTTGTTCAGTGTCTGGTGACTAGGATGAGAAGCAGACAGTGGGGCTGGAATAGATCACACTTAATTAATGGGAGTTTGATTTATGGAC GTGACGAAGGTGAGACTAAAGGTGACGGTAgtaaaggtggaggtggaggggATGGTGGTGGAGGTGGGGGTGGACTTGGTGGTGCTAGAAATTATGGAGGTggacatggaggtggtggttatggagggggcgggcggcacGTAGGTGGAGATGGTGATGACGAAGGTGATAATGGAAGCAGAGCTGAAGGATGTGGAGGTGGAAGTGAAGGCGGAGATGGGGTTGGTAGAGTTTAG
- the LOC108215160 gene encoding LRR receptor-like serine/threonine-protein kinase GHR1 — MGMRVVLLHTLLVSILLHQTLAMLSPVDFLALQSIRKSLQDMPGSHYFASWDFTADPCNFAGVYCSGDRVIALNLGDPRAGSPGLSGHLDPSIGKLTSLAEFTMVPGRVMGILPPAISQLKNLRFIALSRNFFSGEIPAGLGEIRGLRTLDLSYNQFTGNIPWSIGSLPALSNVILSHNRLNGSIPRFGSSSLTRLDLKHNDLSGPIMQDFLPPSVQYLSLSWNRFSGPVDRVLSRLTRLNYLDLSLNRFSGNIPGILFTFPLSNLQLQRNFFTGPVQPVDQVRIATVDLSFNRFSGQISPLFSSVQTLYLNNNRFMGEVPSTFVDRLLDASIQILYLQHNYLTGISLNPTVEIPVQSSICLQYNCMVPPVTMPCPLKAGNQKTRPTGQCIEWKG; from the coding sequence atgggAATGAGAGTAGTGTTATTACACACTCTCTTGGTTTCCATTTTATTACATCAAACACTTGCGATGTTAAGCCCAGTTGATTTTCTAGCACTCCAATCTATTCGCAAGTCATTACAAGACATGCCCGGTTCACATTACTTCGCTTCGTGGGACTTCACCGCCGACCCATGCAACTTCGCCGGCGTTTATTGCTCCGGCGATCGAGTCATCGCCTTGAATCTTGGTGACCCACGAGCCGGTTCGCCCGGTTTATCTGGCCACCTTGATCCTTCCATTGGTAAACTCACTTCTCTTGCTGAATTCACTATGGTTCCGGGTCGGGTCATGGGTATTTTACCACCCGCCATCTCTCAGTTGAAAAATCTTCGGTTTATTGCTCTGAGCCGGAACTTTTTCTCCGGCGAGATTCCGGCCGGTTTGGGTGAGATTCGAGGGTTAAGAACGTTGGACTTGAGTTATAATCAGTTCACCGGAAATATTCCATGGTCAATCGGAAGTTTGCCTGCGTTGAGTAATGTGATTCTCAGCCACAATCGTCTAAACGGTTCGATTCCCCGGTTCGGTTCCTCTTCTCTGACCCGGCTTGACTTGAAGCACAACGACTTATCGGGGCCGATCATGCAAGATTTTCTCCCCCCATCGGTTCAATACTTGTCTTTATCATGGAACCGGTTCAGCGGCCCAGTGGACCGGGTTTTATCTCGTTTGACTCGGCTAAACTACTTAGACCTTAGTCTAAACCGGTTCTCAGGTAACATTCCAGGTATTTTATTCACATTCCCTTTATCTAATCTTCAATTACAGAGAAACTTTTTTACTGGACCGGTTCAACCGGTTGATCAGGTGCGGATCGCCACAGTGGACTTGAGCTTTAACCGGTTCTCGGGTCAAATATCACCCTTATTCTCATCGGTTCAGACACTCTACTTGAATAATAACCGGTTCATGGGTGAAGTTCCGAGTACATTTGTGGACCGGTTATTAGATGCCAGCATACAAATATTATATCTACAACATAATTATTTAACCGGGATATCGTTAAATCCAACGGTCGAGATTCCGGTTCAGAGCTCAATATGTTTGCAGTATAATTGTATGGTGCCTCCTGTTACGATGCCGTGTCCACTAAAAGCTGGGAATCAGAAGACAAGGCCTACTGGACAATGCATTGAGTGGAAAGGGTAG
- the LOC108211106 gene encoding DNA-directed RNA polymerase V subunit 7-like: MYLKAQLQWNVIIPAENLDAKGLALQKAIIVRLLDEFSAKKATSTLGYFLAVTTLDKIGEGKVRQHSGDVLFPVTFTCLTYKAFAGEVLEGEVHKILKHGVFLRCGPVEHIYLSHLKMQGYSFVPGENPIFMSEKSAKIEKGVKLRVMVIGVRYMEAEREFQAVANLDGDYLGPIE, from the coding sequence ATGTATCTCAAGGCACAGTTGCAATGGAATGTTATCATTCCTGCTGAAAATCTTGATGCCAAAGGACTGGCGCTGCAGAAGGCAATAATAGTCCGCCTTCTGGACGAGTTTTCTGCTAAGAAAGCTACAAGCACTCTTGGTTATTTCCTCGCAGTTACTACTCTGGACAAGATTGGAGAAGGGAAAGTCAGACAGCACTCTGGGGATGTGCTCTTTCCCGTAACCTTCACATGCCTCACCTATAAAGCTTTTGCTGGTGAGGTTCTAGAAGGAGAAGTGCATAAGATTCTAAAGCATGGTGTTTTCCTGAGGTGTGGACCAGTTGAGCACATTTATCTCTCGCATCTCAAGATGCAGGGTTACAGTTTCGTTCCCGGTGAGAACCCCATCTTTATGAGCGAGAAGTCAGCAAAAATCGAGAAAGGTGTAAAGCTACGTGTTATGGTGATTGGTGTGAGGTATATGGAGGCTGAAAGGGAATTCCAGGCTGTCGCTAACTTGGATGGGGATTACCTAGGACCTATTGAGTAG
- the LOC108196751 gene encoding uncharacterized protein LOC108196751, whose product METYTLLKDLTLGRGTGFIKVRISREWEGRKPGATHATTKTYIIIDEEGTQVQAGPLQFGLIADFSKRLLLGSVYLISNYDVAAAPDTYRPVPGEYSVNFHRKTSVKKIGDVPAIPMFQFNLKTFEETRARLGDVVTLIDVVGKLKDYTHIQTAKSGKKSLDIVLADKRDEIKVTLWENQAFEFLKLENEYTQPNVIVIITGTSTRLVKGESVLWSSSSTQYFFNIDHSAVTTLRESTKLENSIIPTLVPSMRSQEQQNMANVEAVTIAQLFEAQLPDGKNFIEFYTEATVIGLFPNEGWYYIGCNKCGKKMNDFGQCIKCSHKTKPIPIYKVTLAVKDSTADTSFVIFDRHVMKLINVSAQHLLNSDQNATPEMMPPILNNMVGMTCIFRLKLNQYNTVQHKEGFTVMEVDEVKSNKPTSNSKIDSGEDSSEHDLDHESTEPSEHHLQKKRKNPNDETYSEQVQPPPENTSKGSLEVEQGHDAQRHAKNGGQVPPPNSGTKGRPGNKSLKRTNT is encoded by the exons ATGGAGACATACACATTATTGAAAGATTTAACTCTGGGAAGGGGAACAGGCTTCATCAAAGTTCGGATTTCAAGGGAATGGGAAGGGAGAAAACCAGGAGCAACACATGCCACAACCAAAACCTATATCATTATTGATGAAGAG GGGACCCAAGTCCAGGCCGGACCCCTGCAATTTGGTCTAATAGCAGATTTCTCTAAAAGGCTCCTGCTTGGAAGTGTATACTTGATTTCAAACTACGATGTAGCTGCTGCACCCGACACGTACAGACCTGTGCCGGGAGAGTACAGTGTCAATTTTCATAGAAAGACCTCTGTCAAGAAAATTGGTGATGTGCCCGCTATCCCTATGTTCCAATTTAATTTGAAGACTTTCGAAGAAACCAGGGCAAGACTTGGAGATGTTGTGACTCTTATAG ATGTCGTGGGAAAGTTGAAAGATTATACTCATATACAAACTGCCAAAAGCGGAAAAAAGTCATTAGATATTGTCCTTGCGGACAAAAG AGATGAGATAAAGGTCACACTGTGGGAGAATCAGGCATTTGAATTCCTAAAGCTTGAAAATGAGTACACCCAACCAAATGTCATTGTAATCATAACTGGTACTTCCACAAGACTTGTGAAAG GGGAATCTGTGCTGTGGTCAAGTAGTTCAACACAATACTTTTTCAATATCGACCACTCGGCCGTCACAACACTACGTGAGAGTACTAAGTTGGAAAATAGTATAATCCCAACACTTGTGCCATCTATGAGGAGCCAGGAGCAACAAAATATGGCTAATGTTGAAGCTGTGACAATAGCACAACTATTTGAGGCACAACTCCCGGATGGAAAAAAT TTTATTGAATTTTACACCGAAGCAACTGTGATTGGTTTATTTCCCAACGAAGGCTGGTATTATATTGGCTGCAACAAGTGTGGGAAAAAAATGAATGACTTCGGGCAATGCATCAAATGTTCTCATAAAACAAAACCAATACCAATATATAAAGTAACGCTGGCAGTCAAGGATTCAACTGCCGATACGTCCTTTGTCATATTTGATAGACATGTAATGAAACTAATAAATGTCTCAGCACAGCATCTACTCAACAGTGACCAG AACGCGACACCAGAGATGATGCCaccaattttaaataatatggtCGGCATGACTTGCATATTTAGGCTCAAACTGAATCAATACAATACAGTTCAGCATAAAGAAGGCTTCACGGTGATGGAGGTAGATGAAGTGAAAAGCAACAAACCAACTTCCAATTCTAAAATTGATTCCGGTGAAGATAGCTCGGAACATGACTTGGACCACGAAAGCACGGAACCATCTGAACATCATCTgcagaaaaagagaaaaaaccCAAATGATGAGACATATTCAGAGCAAGTACAACCTCCTCCAGAAAATACATCAAAGGGCTCCTTAGAAGTAGAACAAGGCCATGATGCTCAGAGACATGCAAAGAATGGAGGTCAGGTTCCACCACCAAATTCAGGTACAAAGGGAAGGCCTGGAAACAAGAGTCTTAAGCGTACAAATACCTAA